CAACTGTTTGTCGCCAAGAAGACCAAAGCGGGTAAAACTGAAACTCAGATGCAGCGACTCGACGATGAACAACGCGTGACTGAACTTGCTCGCTTGTTGGGCGGTAGCGAAATCACCGACTCTACCATCGCCAACGCTAAAGAATTACTGATCGCCGCCTAGCCACACTTCAGAGCCAAAGTTCCGTTTCTTGTAGAATTTTGGCTCTACTTTGCAACCAAATTCAAAAATCACGGTCAGAAACAATTCAAAAGGCTTTCAGCTTTTTACTTTAGCGCCTAGCTTGTTTATTATCGGCTGAGTTTGATCATTATCCGTTACAAAGAATTTAAGTATGCAATTTAAAAAGTGGCTTATCGCAGTACCACTCGCAATGACAATGCTGACAGGCTGCTCTCTCCTAGAAAAACTGGTTTATCGCATTGATATAAACCAAGGCAACTATGTCGAGCAAAGTGCCGTCGAAAAACTCAAATTTGGTATGACCAAAGAGCAAGTTCGCTACGTAATGGGCTCACCTATGCTAGTCGAGAATGGCTATCCAGATACTTGGTACTACATCTACCATAAAACAGAAGGTCACAACGACTCGGTACAGAAGAACCTAATTGTTGATTTCAACGATGAAGGTCAGTTGGTCAATGTCAGCGGTGACTTTCCACCAAGCAGCGACTTCTTTGAGAGTATCAACTAGCGAGAAGCGAGAAGCGAGAAGCGAGAAGCGAGAAGCGAGAAGCGAGAAGCGAGAAGCGAGAAGCGAGAAGCGAGAAGCGAGAAGCGAGAAGCGAGAAGCGAGAAGCGAGAAGCGAGAAGCGAGAAGCGAGAAGCGAGAAGCGAGAAGCGAGAAGCGAGAAGCGAGAAGCGAGAAGCGAGAAGCGAGAAGCGAGAAGCGAGAAGCGAGAAGCGAGAAGCGAGAAGCGAGAAGCGAGAAGCGAGAAAATCTTAAGGGTTGACAGTGCTTGTCAACCCTTTTCTTTTAAATTCAAAGAATTAGCTTCCAATTAGAACCAGTGATGCCAGGAAATTCGATTATTTAACCACTAGACTCTCGAAGGACGAAGTCCGTTCTCGGATCGAAGTGTGCTAGATTCTCGCAGGGCGCAGCCCGAACTCGAAGCAAATCGGCCTAACAGCTCGTAGCCCTACCCTTCCTTCCTCAGTGGGTTCTTTTTACCGCCAGTAACAGGATCTGCATTGCCTGACGCTTTCGCTTGCTCGGCACGCTTACGACGGATCTCTTTCGGGTCGGCCAGCAGCGGGCGGTAGATTTCGATGCGGTCCCTATCATTGACCGTCGCATCGAGCTTAACATTGCGGCTAAACACCCCAACCTTGTTCTTACTTAGGTCGATTTCAGGGTAGAGCTCAAGCACACCAGATTGGGCGATAATCTCTTCAACCGTCATCTCTTTGTTAACGACCAACGTAAACACACGTTGCTCATGAGGCAGAGCATAGACCACCTCGACATGAATCATATCCGACTCAATACTCATAAACTGAATACACCTGTTTAGCTCGTTTGGTAAACGCATTGACCATATTGTTGGTGAGCTCGTTAAACACCTTACCAAATGCCATTTCAATCATTTTGCTGGAAAACTCAAACTCTAGTTTCAGTTCGACTTTGCAGGCTTGCTCATCAAGCGGAGTAAAAAACCACCCGCCCCTCAGCGTTTTGAACGGGCCATCAACTAAGTTCATCATGATGGCTTCACCATTAATTAGCTCGTTCGCCGTGGTAAACGTTTTGCTAATCCCTGCTTTAGCCACATCAACAGAAGCAACCATAGCGTTAGAGCTAGACTCAATCACACGTGAACCTGAGCAACCGGGCAGAAACTCCGGATAACTGGCAACATCGTTCACTAGATTGAACATCTGCTCGGCACTAAATGACACCAATGCAGAACGGCTAACTTGCTTCATATGGACTCCTCGTGATACCGCTTGAACTTCAAGCATGAGGCAATTTTACTTTTATTTGCACTCAGCGCAAATAAAGGGATTTCCTAACTTACATCCTATCCGTATAATGCAGCGATTATGGCAAAGAAAAAATCGAAACAAAAAGCGGGTAGCAATACCATCGCTGTCAATAAGAAAGCTCGCCATGAGTATTTCATCGACGATGAAATCGAAGCAGGCATGGAGCTTCAAGGCTGGGAAGTTAAGTCACTTCGTCAAGGCAAAGCCAATATCGCAGAGAGCTACGTCTTTATGCGAGACGGAGAAGCCTTTGTCAGTGGCATGACTATTACTCCATTAAACCAAGCATCCACCCACGTTGTGGCCAACCCAACGCGCGTTCGTAAACTCCTTTTAAGTCGCCGAGAACTCGACAACTTACTTGGGCGCATTAACCGCGAAGGCATGACGTTAGCCGCTCTGTCACTCTACTGGTCTCGCTCTTGGGTTAAGATGAAGATTGGGGTGGCGAAAGGTAAAAAACTTCACGACAAACGTACTGATCTTAAAGAAAAAGATTGGGCTCGTGAGAAAGCACGCGTGATGAAAAGCTCGCTGCGTTAATATTGAACACTTAAACGCGCAAGGCTAGACAGGTTACACTTTTCTGGTACTATGCGAGGAACACTTTGGGGCTGATTTAGGATTCGACAGGAATTTTGCAGTCTGAGGTGCATGCCGTGGGGCGGTTGGCCACGTAAAAAGCCGCAAAAAAATAGTCGCAAACGACGAAAACTACGCACTAGCAGCTTAATAACCTGCTCAGAGCTCTCTCGCCCTAGCTTCCGCACGTAAGACGGGGACCAACGAGGGATCAAACCCAAACGCGCTAGCCCGGATTCTCCCGCCTGAGAGATGAACGGCGAATTTTAATTCAGGATAGCCTTTGGCTGGCGTGTCGGTTCGCAGGTCACTGGTGAAATTAAAGATCGACTAAGCATGTAGTACCAATGATGAATGGTTCTTGGACGCGGGTTCAACTCCCGCCAGCTCCACCAAACGTTTGGAACGGGACATCTCAGGATGTCCCGTTTTTGTATCCAAATCAATTGCATACAAAAGTTTTTCTTATCATTAAATTTCACTGCATCTCGTGCCATCTTGCATTTATTTTACCCAATACATTACCCTACAGTTATTGGGTAATAAGTCTTTGGGTAAATAGGAAGCCCCCAAAGAGCGTAACTGCAAAGGGACTCTAGAATGGCGAGAACAACAACCCGGTTGACGGACACCGCTATCAGAGCGGAAAAAAGCTCAGGGAAAGAACGTATACTATCCGACGGCAATGGTCTGCAACTTAGAATCATGCCCAATGGCACTAAATCTTGGCGTTTGCTATACAAGAACCCAGTTACGAACAAACCTGCGCGCCTCTCTCTTGGTACCTACCCCAACCTTTCTCTAGCTAATGCTCGAAAGAAAACCATCGAGTTTAAAGAGCTGGTGGCACAAGGTATCGATCCTAAAGCTCACCGTGAAGCCAAGCTAGAAGAAGCTCATTCACTTCGACACCATACATTTATCAACGTTGCTCGTGATTGGTTTGAGGTAAAGAAAAGCGAAGTAAGCCCTGACTATGCAAATGATATATGGCGCTCACTGGAACTCCATATATTCCATGAATTAGCTGATACCCACATATCTGAAATCACGGCTCCTATGGTAATTAATACACTACGACCTTTGGAGGCCAAGGGCTCGTTAGAGAGCGTTCGACGCGTAGTACAAAGGGCAAACGAGGTGATGACTTATGGTGTTAATACAGGTTTGGTACACAGTAACCCTTTAAGTGGTATCAAAGCAGCGTTCAAGGCCCCCAAAAAGAAAAATATGAAGTCCATCCCACCATCTGCTCTACCGGAGCTTATGGAGACTTTATCATTCGCTAGTATCAAGCTCGCTACACGCTGCCTCATTGAGTTCGAACTTCATACTTTGGTTCGGCCAAACGAAGCAGCAGGCGCTCGATGGGCTGAATTCGATTTCTCTCAAAACCTCTGGATAATCCCAGCAGAACGCATGAAGAAAAAAAAGAGAGAGCACCGAGTACCACTAACCCCACAGGTGCTTGAGATACTCGAGCGCATGAAGCCGTATTCTGGTCACAGAGAATATGTATTTCCTGGAGACCGAGACCCAAAACGCTCTATTGGCAGTCAAACAGCAAACGCCGCATTAAAGCGAATGGGATATAAGAACAAGCTTGTCGCACATGGTTTGCGTTCTATCGGTAGTACTGCGCTCAATGAAAAAGGATTTGAACCAGATCTGATTGAGTCCGCTTTGGCTCACGTTGATAAGAACGAGGTGCGGCGAGCTTACAATCGGAGTGATTTCTTAGAGCGTCGACGCGAAGTAATGGACTGGTGGAGCCAAACCATCGAGAAAGCATCAAAGA
The sequence above is drawn from the Vibrio sinaloensis genome and encodes:
- the smpB gene encoding SsrA-binding protein SmpB — translated: MAKKKSKQKAGSNTIAVNKKARHEYFIDDEIEAGMELQGWEVKSLRQGKANIAESYVFMRDGEAFVSGMTITPLNQASTHVVANPTRVRKLLLSRRELDNLLGRINREGMTLAALSLYWSRSWVKMKIGVAKGKKLHDKRTDLKEKDWAREKARVMKSSLR
- the bamE gene encoding outer membrane protein assembly factor BamE — its product is MQFKKWLIAVPLAMTMLTGCSLLEKLVYRIDINQGNYVEQSAVEKLKFGMTKEQVRYVMGSPMLVENGYPDTWYYIYHKTEGHNDSVQKNLIVDFNDEGQLVNVSGDFPPSSDFFESIN
- a CDS encoding integrase domain-containing protein, with protein sequence MARTTTRLTDTAIRAEKSSGKERILSDGNGLQLRIMPNGTKSWRLLYKNPVTNKPARLSLGTYPNLSLANARKKTIEFKELVAQGIDPKAHREAKLEEAHSLRHHTFINVARDWFEVKKSEVSPDYANDIWRSLELHIFHELADTHISEITAPMVINTLRPLEAKGSLESVRRVVQRANEVMTYGVNTGLVHSNPLSGIKAAFKAPKKKNMKSIPPSALPELMETLSFASIKLATRCLIEFELHTLVRPNEAAGARWAEFDFSQNLWIIPAERMKKKKREHRVPLTPQVLEILERMKPYSGHREYVFPGDRDPKRSIGSQTANAALKRMGYKNKLVAHGLRSIGSTALNEKGFEPDLIESALAHVDKNEVRRAYNRSDFLERRREVMDWWSQTIEKASKKSTGKLNVL
- a CDS encoding RnfH family protein, with the protein product MSIESDMIHVEVVYALPHEQRVFTLVVNKEMTVEEIIAQSGVLELYPEIDLSKNKVGVFSRNVKLDATVNDRDRIEIYRPLLADPKEIRRKRAEQAKASGNADPVTGGKKNPLRKEG
- a CDS encoding SRPBCC family protein, which translates into the protein MKQVSRSALVSFSAEQMFNLVNDVASYPEFLPGCSGSRVIESSSNAMVASVDVAKAGISKTFTTANELINGEAIMMNLVDGPFKTLRGGWFFTPLDEQACKVELKLEFEFSSKMIEMAFGKVFNELTNNMVNAFTKRAKQVYSVYEY